Proteins encoded within one genomic window of Candidatus Pseudothioglobus singularis PS1:
- the pyrF gene encoding orotidine-5'-phosphate decarboxylase, which translates to MKDIKLEDRLIFALDVPEVSEAKDIVSELDDSVNFYKIGMEMLMTGKYFELLDWLIKKDKKVFVDLKFFDVPETVGRTIARLSDYGATFATIHGNQTLMEKASENKNNLKILAVTALTSLDRGDLDDLGFSCDVQDLVISRAKRAFEAGCDGIVSSGLEVPFIREFVDNKLICVTPGIRPVANNDDQKRVVDVATAFDSGSDYIVVGRPIKNAKNRYEAASNIQKIIKRTFESV; encoded by the coding sequence GTGAAAGATATTAAGCTTGAAGATCGTTTAATTTTTGCTCTTGATGTTCCAGAAGTGTCTGAAGCTAAGGATATTGTCTCTGAGCTTGATGATAGTGTCAATTTTTATAAAATTGGTATGGAAATGTTGATGACTGGAAAGTATTTTGAGTTGCTAGACTGGTTAATAAAGAAAGATAAAAAAGTTTTTGTAGATTTAAAGTTTTTTGATGTTCCTGAGACAGTTGGAAGGACAATTGCAAGATTAAGTGACTATGGGGCAACCTTTGCAACAATTCATGGTAATCAAACTTTAATGGAAAAAGCATCTGAGAACAAAAATAACTTGAAAATTCTTGCTGTTACTGCTTTAACGAGTTTAGATCGTGGAGATTTAGATGATTTAGGGTTCTCTTGTGATGTTCAAGATTTAGTGATCTCTAGAGCCAAAAGAGCATTTGAAGCAGGCTGTGATGGGATAGTTTCTTCTGGCTTAGAAGTTCCATTTATTAGAGAATTTGTTGATAACAAATTGATTTGTGTCACACCTGGCATTAGACCAGTAGCAAATAATGATGATCAAAAACGAGTTGTGGATGTTGCTACAGCATTTGATAGTGGTTCAGACTATATTGTAGTTGGAAGGCCAATCAAGAACGCTAAAAATCGGTATGAAGCAGCAAGTAATATTCAAAAGATTATCAAAAGAACATTTGAATCAGTATAA
- the msrA gene encoding peptide-methionine (S)-S-oxide reductase MsrA — MILEIFFAAGCFWGVEKNFESIEGVIDVVSGYSGGSYEDPTYEDVLKNRRIQSEGFLSVLKNIGLSDEEKVKEKDTLINHTETVKVVYDSSQVSTEDLVKNFWEIHDPTQFNRQGNDVGNNYRSAIYWTNEDQKNIALDTGKAYQKLLNAKGYGDIVTEMALLEKFWPAENYHQDYLLRNPNGYCPDHSTGVKFIELASNEDFGQEIMPLGGNEIIVIGPEVEGTCLFCLEFERKVTSSYQGTIPLRSTPASALKGFDIDIPTWATPTIIFVEDGKEVWSHQGIMSSEEFYKALGDFKLGVGSPAHKVAFNEGTDKRFCVQYEIFKDTPEGIFVDKLSGRPLFDTAFRFDSKSGWLSFTQPVNNEVYEVVDNSYGMTRTEIRSVSSDIHLGHVFNDGPNGLPRYCINATVLEFIPRDDA; from the coding sequence GTGATTTTAGAAATTTTCTTTGCAGCTGGTTGTTTTTGGGGGGTTGAAAAAAACTTTGAAAGTATTGAGGGGGTAATTGATGTTGTTTCGGGTTATTCTGGGGGTAGTTATGAAGATCCCACTTATGAAGATGTCCTCAAAAATAGAAGGATTCAAAGTGAAGGTTTTTTGTCTGTATTAAAAAACATTGGCCTATCTGATGAAGAAAAAGTTAAAGAAAAAGATACTTTAATTAATCATACTGAAACTGTTAAAGTTGTCTATGACTCTAGTCAAGTTTCCACAGAAGATTTGGTAAAGAATTTTTGGGAAATTCATGATCCTACTCAATTTAATAGGCAAGGCAATGATGTGGGCAATAATTATCGATCTGCAATCTATTGGACCAATGAAGATCAAAAAAACATTGCTTTAGATACAGGCAAAGCATACCAAAAATTATTGAATGCCAAAGGTTATGGTGATATTGTTACTGAAATGGCTTTATTAGAGAAGTTTTGGCCTGCAGAAAATTATCATCAGGATTACCTCTTACGAAACCCAAATGGTTATTGCCCTGATCATTCTACTGGTGTTAAGTTTATCGAACTTGCTTCAAATGAAGATTTTGGACAAGAAATAATGCCACTTGGAGGTAATGAAATAATTGTTATTGGCCCAGAGGTAGAGGGTACGTGTCTTTTTTGCTTAGAGTTTGAAAGAAAAGTGACCTCCAGCTATCAAGGAACTATTCCGCTTAGGTCAACTCCTGCATCAGCTCTCAAGGGATTTGATATTGATATCCCGACTTGGGCTACACCAACAATTATTTTTGTTGAAGATGGAAAAGAAGTATGGTCCCATCAAGGAATAATGTCGTCTGAGGAATTTTACAAAGCCTTAGGTGATTTTAAGTTAGGTGTAGGTTCTCCTGCTCACAAGGTAGCTTTTAATGAAGGAACCGATAAGAGGTTCTGTGTGCAATATGAAATATTTAAAGATACTCCCGAAGGTATTTTTGTAGATAAGCTCTCAGGCAGACCTTTATTTGATACCGCGTTCCGTTTTGATTCGAAATCAGGCTGGCTTTCTTTTACCCAGCCAGTTAATAACGAAGTATATGAAGTAGTTGATAATAGTTATGGAATGACGCGAACTGAGATTCGCTCAGTCAGTTCAGATATTCACCTTGGACATGTCTTTAATGATGGTCCCAATGGCTTGCCAAGGTATTGTATTAATGCAACTGTGCTAGAGTTTATTCCACGTGATGACGCATAA
- a CDS encoding tetratricopeptide repeat protein, with amino-acid sequence MDNTATSFKFILLKLLFLLTFSLFFHTSVYAEDSLYERGKQLVELKEYEKALKAFELASKAGNLDALTALGVMYIGGIGVEQDNTKGYKYIKTAADQSDSKAQYTLGALYYLGAGVTKDLNKAFYWLNLASEQGYLDAKYNLGVMYEFGEGVEQSYKMAYENYIYAARQDNLESQIKVAEMYKTGSGTDQDLEKSSYWLKKIEASKAKQ; translated from the coding sequence ATGGATAATACAGCTACTTCATTTAAATTTATTCTTCTAAAGTTATTATTTTTATTAACTTTTTCTTTATTTTTTCATACATCTGTCTATGCTGAAGACAGTCTATATGAAAGAGGCAAACAGTTGGTTGAGCTGAAAGAATATGAAAAGGCTTTAAAAGCTTTTGAATTAGCCTCCAAAGCAGGAAATCTAGATGCATTGACAGCCCTTGGGGTGATGTATATTGGTGGCATCGGTGTTGAACAAGATAATACTAAAGGGTATAAGTATATAAAAACTGCTGCAGATCAATCAGACTCCAAGGCACAATATACTTTAGGCGCACTGTATTATTTAGGTGCTGGTGTCACAAAAGATTTAAACAAAGCTTTCTATTGGTTAAATTTAGCTTCTGAGCAAGGTTATTTAGATGCTAAATATAACTTAGGCGTCATGTATGAGTTTGGAGAGGGTGTTGAGCAAAGCTATAAAATGGCATATGAAAACTATATATATGCTGCAAGGCAAGACAACTTAGAATCTCAAATCAAAGTTGCTGAAATGTATAAAACAGGAAGTGGAACAGATCAAGATCTTGAAAAAAGTTCGTATTGGTTAAAGAAAATTGAAGCCTCAAAAGCAAAACAATAA
- the ubiM gene encoding 5-demethoxyubiquinol-8 5-hydroxylase UbiM, whose translation MSQLSTKKNYDLIIVGAGPAGLSFACSLIDLNLKVLVVDKSDKESISNPKPDGRETALTHNSLKILQKLGVWDLIDQTSVSPLKQAKVFDGDSDSLLNFAAKKSSIDALGYLVPNHLIRLALFKKASSSDNLTIINEISVESVKTNVSDTKVTLSNGEVIHSKLVVAADSRFSELRRKMGISSTMKDFSKVMIITRVSHEKDHDQTALECFNYGHTLALLPLNGNISSVVLTVPTDEADEMLNMDKEKFCKLASNGFNGSLGVMKQIGERYSYPLVGVYAQKFRSTRFALIGDAAVGMHPVTAHGFNLGLRGQDILASAIAKALKSGVDIGSDAVLREFENKQIHLSRLMYFGTNGVVSLFTNDDVKAKQIRKLVLKFADRFPPVKSLITKHLTESKKSNLIPF comes from the coding sequence ATGAGTCAATTAAGTACAAAAAAAAATTATGATTTAATAATTGTTGGAGCTGGTCCAGCCGGACTTAGCTTTGCTTGTTCACTTATTGATCTAAATTTGAAAGTATTAGTTGTCGATAAGTCAGATAAGGAGTCTATTTCAAATCCTAAGCCTGATGGAAGAGAGACTGCTCTGACTCATAACTCATTAAAAATTTTACAAAAGTTAGGTGTATGGGATCTAATTGACCAAACTAGTGTCAGCCCTTTGAAGCAGGCAAAGGTTTTTGATGGTGATTCTGATTCATTATTAAATTTTGCTGCAAAAAAATCTTCAATTGATGCCCTCGGTTATCTTGTTCCCAATCATTTAATTAGACTGGCTTTGTTCAAAAAAGCATCATCTTCAGATAATTTAACTATCATTAATGAAATTTCTGTTGAATCAGTTAAAACTAATGTTTCAGATACTAAAGTTACTCTGTCAAATGGAGAAGTTATTCACTCTAAACTGGTTGTAGCTGCTGATAGTCGATTCTCAGAACTTAGGCGTAAGATGGGCATTTCTTCTACGATGAAAGATTTCTCCAAAGTCATGATAATTACAAGAGTTTCTCATGAAAAAGACCATGATCAAACTGCACTTGAGTGTTTTAACTATGGGCATACACTAGCTCTGTTGCCACTGAATGGTAATATTTCGTCTGTAGTTTTAACTGTCCCTACTGATGAAGCAGATGAAATGCTTAATATGGATAAAGAAAAATTTTGTAAGCTTGCAAGTAATGGTTTTAATGGTAGCTTAGGAGTAATGAAACAAATTGGTGAGAGGTACTCATACCCATTAGTGGGTGTTTATGCTCAGAAGTTCAGATCTACTCGCTTTGCTCTTATTGGAGATGCTGCGGTTGGAATGCACCCTGTTACAGCGCATGGTTTTAATTTAGGACTTAGGGGTCAAGATATTCTAGCTAGTGCAATAGCTAAAGCTTTAAAATCTGGAGTAGATATTGGATCTGATGCGGTTTTAAGGGAATTTGAGAATAAACAAATCCACCTATCAAGGCTAATGTATTTTGGGACTAATGGAGTAGTTTCATTGTTTACAAATGACGACGTAAAAGCGAAGCAAATTCGTAAATTAGTTCTAAAGTTTGCAGATCGATTCCCACCGGTGAAATCATTAATTACAAAACATTTAACTGAGTCAAAAAAAAGCAATTTAATTCCTTTTTAA
- the pdxH gene encoding pyridoxamine 5'-phosphate oxidase — protein sequence MAKTGDLSSLRKEYLQSGIVREDLKSSPVEQFSLWFSQAMDAEIIEPTAMSLATSDDSIGIRTVLLKYFDENGFVFFTNYESKKSKQIQKNPQAAVLFPWLALERQVKIIGKVEKISNLESFKYFSSRPKDSQIGAWASEQSSRISSRSVLIEQFASMKKKFSKGEIPLPEFWGGYRIVPQSIEFWQGRANRLHDRFIYERQENEWTISRLSP from the coding sequence ATGGCAAAAACAGGTGATTTAAGTAGTCTTAGAAAAGAGTACCTTCAAAGTGGTATTGTAAGAGAAGATCTCAAAAGTAGTCCAGTTGAGCAGTTTTCATTGTGGTTCTCACAAGCAATGGATGCTGAAATCATTGAGCCAACTGCAATGAGTCTTGCAACGTCGGATGATTCTATTGGAATCAGAACTGTACTTCTTAAGTACTTTGATGAAAATGGTTTTGTTTTTTTTACAAATTACGAATCTAAAAAATCAAAACAAATTCAAAAAAATCCACAGGCTGCTGTTCTTTTTCCATGGCTTGCTTTAGAGAGACAAGTCAAAATTATTGGTAAAGTTGAAAAAATCTCAAATCTAGAATCCTTTAAGTACTTCTCTTCAAGGCCTAAAGACTCTCAGATAGGCGCATGGGCTTCTGAGCAATCTTCAAGAATTTCGTCAAGGTCAGTGCTCATTGAACAGTTTGCTTCAATGAAAAAGAAATTTTCAAAGGGTGAGATTCCTTTGCCTGAGTTTTGGGGAGGGTATAGGATTGTGCCTCAAAGTATTGAATTTTGGCAGGGTAGGGCAAATCGACTTCATGATCGATTTATTTATGAACGTCAAGAGAATGAATGGACTATAAGTCGACTCTCTCCCTAA
- the aroE gene encoding shikimate dehydrogenase → MRKFGVIGNPVDHSLSPMIHHEFAKEFDIELSYEKILSPVDAFNLTAEKFMSSGSSGFNITLPFKINAYNFADDLTDEAKAAGAVNTIKIDNNIIFGENTDGKGLVNDLERNLEQTLRDKEILIIGAGGATRGILKPILDKNPEKILLANRTKEKSLRLANEFSEYGKVCGFGIDQIKSKPVNIVINATSSSIDGTMLNLPKGLCEGALCYDLMYGSETPFMKWALKDSALIISDGLGMLVEQAALSFEFWLGKKPSTRPVINLIRERVDL, encoded by the coding sequence ATGCGTAAATTTGGTGTCATTGGAAACCCTGTAGATCATAGCTTATCACCTATGATTCATCATGAATTTGCAAAAGAATTTGATATTGAACTGTCTTATGAAAAAATTCTATCGCCAGTTGATGCGTTCAATTTGACAGCAGAAAAATTTATGAGTTCTGGCAGCTCTGGATTCAATATTACGCTTCCTTTTAAAATTAATGCCTATAACTTTGCAGATGACTTAACTGATGAAGCAAAAGCTGCAGGGGCGGTAAATACCATTAAGATCGATAACAACATCATTTTTGGGGAAAATACTGATGGCAAGGGTCTTGTTAATGATCTTGAAAGAAATTTAGAACAAACCCTTCGAGATAAAGAAATTTTAATTATTGGAGCTGGTGGTGCAACTCGGGGCATTCTCAAACCAATACTAGATAAAAATCCTGAGAAAATTTTATTAGCTAATCGAACTAAAGAAAAATCATTGAGATTGGCAAATGAATTTTCTGAGTATGGAAAGGTTTGTGGATTTGGTATTGATCAAATTAAATCCAAGCCTGTTAATATAGTTATTAATGCAACAAGTTCTTCCATAGATGGAACTATGCTTAATTTACCAAAAGGTCTTTGTGAGGGTGCTTTGTGCTATGACTTAATGTATGGATCTGAGACGCCTTTCATGAAATGGGCTTTAAAAGATTCAGCTCTCATCATTAGTGATGGATTAGGAATGTTGGTTGAGCAGGCTGCACTTTCATTTGAATTTTGGCTTGGTAAGAAACCTTCAACTAGGCCTGTAATCAATCTAATTAGGGAGAGAGTCGACTTATAG
- a CDS encoding Rne/Rng family ribonuclease: MNHILINATHKEEIRVAIVRNQKLTDLNIETSLNRKTKGNIYKAKISRVEQSLEAAFVDYGKDKHGFLPFKEVSPFFAEGIKPKGDKLTISDVLKEGQEIIVQVEKEERGNKGAALSTFINLAGAYMILTPNNPKSSGISRQINASDRQDLKNLLPSLNVPKHSGLIIRTEGAGRGVSELQWEVDHLTQLWKSIKTETKNQDGPFLIYQESDITIRALRDYLREDTDSVIIDDLETYQKARDFTNFVMPHYLDKIKFFDVTDHSLFAHMSVESQVKNVFNREVALRSGATIVFDATEALTAIDINSARATKGTSIEDTAYKANLDAAEEIALQLQLRDIGGLVVIDFIDMASESHRTAIEKLMEKATANDRARVQIGNISRFGLLELSRQRLMNSVAESTGKTCSVCNGSGTNPTIPSLSLRIIRQLEDNLNSNKNGGDITIQSSVEVITYLLNEKRHNIIEMEEKHGIKITLLPNQYMHFPHYTVNKQKGDKRSHHKSFQGVSKPQENPNVINYVDKPDIPAISTNQPSTKMPEKKVSFMSKLTEIFSSDKKPAPKSKNTRAPSRNRSRNQNRNQNRNQNRSQNKSSQENQNNTQNPKPTANESKDEGQKNKNNKNNQNRNRNRNRNQKNTTNSNQKPSDTVNRPVEVATKPVEVATKPVEVATKPVEVATKPVEVTTKTDKSKDPKTPKKTTRKPAKKVASKAKPKNADIAVKSLENNKNSTIKPDEEPS; this comes from the coding sequence ATGAATCACATTCTCATAAATGCTACCCACAAGGAAGAGATCCGGGTTGCAATCGTCAGGAACCAAAAGCTTACTGACCTTAATATAGAAACAAGCCTTAACAGGAAAACTAAAGGCAATATCTACAAAGCCAAAATTTCACGCGTAGAGCAATCCTTAGAGGCTGCTTTCGTTGACTATGGTAAAGACAAGCATGGCTTTCTCCCCTTCAAAGAGGTGTCTCCTTTTTTTGCTGAAGGCATTAAACCAAAGGGTGACAAACTCACCATAAGTGATGTCCTTAAAGAAGGACAGGAAATTATCGTCCAGGTTGAAAAAGAAGAGCGAGGTAATAAAGGTGCTGCCCTTAGTACCTTCATCAACTTGGCGGGTGCTTATATGATTTTGACGCCAAATAACCCAAAAAGCTCAGGCATCTCAAGGCAAATTAATGCCTCAGATCGCCAAGACTTAAAAAATTTACTACCGAGCCTTAATGTCCCAAAACATTCTGGATTGATTATCAGAACTGAAGGCGCCGGAAGAGGGGTGAGTGAACTTCAGTGGGAAGTTGACCATTTAACTCAGCTCTGGAAATCTATTAAAACAGAAACTAAAAATCAGGATGGTCCTTTTTTAATCTATCAAGAGAGTGATATTACAATTAGAGCTCTTCGTGACTATTTGAGAGAAGATACTGATAGTGTCATTATTGATGACTTAGAAACCTACCAAAAAGCGCGTGACTTTACAAATTTTGTAATGCCTCACTATCTTGATAAAATAAAGTTCTTCGATGTAACTGACCACTCACTTTTTGCTCACATGAGCGTGGAGTCACAAGTTAAAAATGTCTTTAACAGGGAAGTCGCTTTAAGGTCAGGTGCAACTATTGTTTTTGATGCAACAGAGGCACTTACAGCAATTGATATTAACTCTGCAAGGGCAACTAAAGGCACTAGCATTGAAGACACTGCTTACAAGGCTAACCTAGATGCTGCCGAGGAAATCGCATTACAGCTTCAATTAAGGGATATTGGTGGCCTTGTAGTTATTGACTTTATTGATATGGCATCTGAGTCTCATAGAACAGCTATCGAAAAGTTAATGGAAAAAGCAACAGCGAATGATAGGGCTCGCGTTCAGATTGGAAACATTTCAAGATTTGGTTTACTTGAATTATCGCGTCAAAGACTCATGAACTCGGTTGCAGAATCAACTGGGAAAACCTGTTCAGTATGTAACGGAAGTGGAACCAACCCAACCATACCATCATTGTCATTAAGAATTATTCGCCAACTTGAAGACAATCTTAACTCGAACAAAAATGGTGGCGATATAACAATCCAGTCAAGCGTCGAAGTCATTACCTACTTATTAAATGAAAAGCGGCATAACATCATTGAAATGGAAGAGAAGCATGGCATTAAAATTACGCTACTTCCAAATCAATATATGCACTTTCCTCACTATACAGTGAACAAGCAGAAGGGAGATAAAAGATCGCACCATAAGAGCTTCCAAGGCGTATCCAAGCCTCAGGAAAATCCCAATGTGATTAATTATGTCGATAAACCTGATATTCCAGCAATATCAACTAATCAGCCATCAACGAAAATGCCTGAAAAGAAAGTCTCATTTATGAGCAAGCTCACTGAAATATTCTCTTCAGATAAAAAACCTGCTCCTAAATCTAAAAATACAAGAGCTCCAAGTCGAAATAGAAGTAGAAATCAGAATAGGAACCAGAATAGGAACCAGAATAGGAGCCAGAATAAGAGTTCACAGGAAAATCAGAACAACACCCAAAATCCAAAACCTACTGCTAATGAATCAAAGGATGAGGGTCAAAAAAATAAAAATAATAAAAATAATCAAAATAGAAACAGAAATAGAAATAGAAATCAGAAAAATACTACAAATTCTAACCAAAAGCCAAGTGATACAGTAAACAGACCTGTTGAGGTCGCTACGAAGCCTGTTGAGGTTGCTACGAAGCCTGTTGAGGTTGCTACGAAGCCTGTTGAGGTTGCTACGAAGCCTGTTGAGGTCACCACTAAAACAGACAAGAGTAAAGATCCTAAGACTCCAAAGAAAACAACTCGTAAACCAGCAAAAAAGGTAGCTTCTAAAGCCAAACCTAAAAATGCAGATATTGCTGTAAAGTCATTAGAGAATAATAAGAATTCAACAATAAAACCAGACGAAGAACCTTCATAA
- a CDS encoding pteridine reductase — protein sequence MKTALITGGAARIGAQIVKTLHHNQFNIIIHCNQSKDKAQLLCDELNSIRANSVEIVLGNLNNIDELDSLVSSIKSIDLLVNNASVFYPKSVEDSEMKDWDDVININLKAPFFLSKGLSKTLSKNDGSIINIIDIHSERPLKKHAIYNISKAGLKMLTQTLAKELAPRIRVNGVSPGSILWPQDSAEISEDDKNLMLERIALHRQGSPQDIADTVLFLANSNYITGQIINIDGGRTLNQ from the coding sequence ATGAAAACAGCATTAATTACCGGCGGTGCAGCAAGAATTGGCGCTCAGATTGTCAAAACCCTTCATCACAATCAATTTAACATTATTATTCACTGCAATCAATCAAAAGATAAAGCTCAGTTGCTATGTGATGAACTTAACTCAATTCGGGCTAATTCTGTAGAGATTGTCTTAGGGAATTTAAACAATATAGATGAACTCGACTCTTTAGTTAGCTCAATTAAGTCAATCGATTTATTAGTCAATAATGCTTCTGTTTTTTATCCAAAATCAGTCGAGGATAGTGAAATGAAAGATTGGGATGATGTGATAAATATCAATCTAAAAGCACCTTTTTTCTTATCCAAGGGACTAAGTAAAACACTATCCAAAAATGATGGCTCAATTATTAATATTATTGATATTCATTCTGAAAGGCCATTAAAAAAACATGCTATTTACAACATCTCCAAGGCAGGCTTAAAAATGCTGACTCAAACCTTGGCCAAAGAGCTTGCTCCCAGAATTAGAGTGAATGGTGTTTCCCCGGGTTCAATTCTTTGGCCTCAGGACAGTGCTGAGATCTCTGAAGATGATAAAAACCTTATGCTTGAAAGAATAGCACTTCATAGGCAAGGCTCTCCTCAGGATATTGCAGACACAGTATTATTTTTAGCAAACTCAAACTATATTACGGGGCAAATAATCAATATTGATGGGGGTCGCACCCTAAACCAGTAA